The Hypanus sabinus isolate sHypSab1 unplaced genomic scaffold, sHypSab1.hap1 scaffold_47, whole genome shotgun sequence genomic interval GAATGTGTGTGTTGAGCCTTGCCCTTAATTATACTTTGTAACTAAAGAGTCCAGCTTCCTTTCGACCGCTTTTGACtttcagccactttctcaaaaggcTGGAAGTATTTACCTACGTCGGTTTCatcaaatggagggaccaatttaacttcctggctggcAATAAATTGTACAACCAACTCCTTTGAGACAGCAACTTCTTTCTTGAGCCTTAACTTATCTGTCAGAACATGCCTCTGTCTTTTTCCTTCTTCCCTCTGTTTGTCTGCTTCCTCAGCTTCAAAACACCTttttttctgcttcctccctctgtttGTCTGCATCAAACCCCCTCTGTCTCTTTTTCTTCAGCCTCTAATCTAAGTACATCAGTCCTCAATTGTTCTAGTTGTAACTGGATCTCCTCTTTACTCACAGGAAACCTCTTTAACActtccttatcaaataccttcataGATATATAGTGCTCAACTATTTTCCTCTGAATTTCTGGCTTTCTCATAGTCCCCTGTGGCGTCTGCAATTCGCAGCCGCACCATCAGCCGGGCCTATTAAAGTGTCCTGTAGCCGACCGTCCTCCTGATAACCTGGGAAATGACTCAGTGGCTGCATGACACCAGCCTATGTAGATGGGGCTGGATAATTGGATTCTGCTACAGCCAGAGGGGTGTTCTCTGGAGCTACGTCATTTATGGCATATCTTTTAAAGGAGAGGAATGTTTTCTGTCCCATGCAATTTACTATTGAATGGCCAGCATCCAATATAAGCCCACAGCCAGGAGCTGAGTGGTGTCTCTAGGTCTGAGGAGTATTTCGCTGCATTGTTGTAACCCAGTTTTGTTCTGTTTAGCTGATTCAAGTTTAGACTCTAGAACAGTTCTGTTGAGTTTATAAACATTTTGGGTAATAAAACCCCTATTTTTTTCACCTTTACCTGCTCTCCCAGTTTTATGCTTACCCTGCTCCTTCACACCCCCTTACCTCATTGAGGTTCAATCGTCAGCAATTCATTCTTTTTAGCTTTTCCTAATACCTCAGGGGTTGGTGCTTCCAGAATTATATAaatatccattgctgctgatttccacacacaaataaatcaaaagggatcaCCCCAATCAACTCGATAATTAATCGATCAATATTTCCCCAAGTTTGTTCATATCCCGGACGCAGGATGCAATTTTGTTATGAACCGTAACGctttagaaacaaaccagcagcaatagactacacctggagtctggttttgatgttaaaaccactatctttattaataACTACTTATAATATTgtaacttaaacaagataaacagaagttaacagtgttatgtgaataaatgtgtgtaaatataactcccaaactactgagcacgggggaaacaaggcttggagtcttgagatagTAAAGTATGAAAGCTCAGTTCATCCACGGAATAGGTgatgagatatttgtaatccggggtaaatgtcaagagaaggcaattatgtcgaattccacaggttccatggtggtaaagcGAGAGAATAATCGATGTAGATTTTATCCATTGTCATTCCAAATCCaaatacgaattatcaccaaaagcaaattgtcacaaggggtatcgtcaccacacccaggcaagggttaacacatcagtggtcttcacatgataccccaaatcagatccactcctatggatcaaacgaggtgaccaCCACACGTTCGATGTACGATGAATCGATAactaacccacccttgtgggcataggaaagttccaaAGATTGACCCTTGGcctctagttccctggtttcgatcctttcatttttcctccttcgtctccgtctgactctgagtgtctgtgtcctcagttaaaactaaacaagttgtgagcaatgtaaacaagctgcaagtcagactgattcaccttcttaatctgtctctctcttaaaatgacagtccacagcaaacaaaacccagggattcataacaacagccactccccattgtgaactgactggtgtgccagtaattgggatgactgagtgaatcctttcccacagactgagcacgtgaacggcttctacccagtgtgaactcgctgatgattctgtagtttggatgactgagtgaatcctttcccacagactgagcacgtgaacggcttctccacagtgtgaactctctgatgtaccttcagttttgttgagcaagtgaatctcttcccacagactgagcaggtgaatggcctctccccagtgtgaactcgctgatgtaccagtaggttggatgattgagtgaatcccttcccacagtctaagcaggtgtacggcttctccccagtgtgaactctctgatgtaccttcagtttagatgagcaggTGAATCTcatcccgcagtctgagcaggtgaacggcttctccccagtgtgaactcgctgatgaatctGCAgtatggatgactgagtgaatcctttcccacattctgagcaggtaaatggcttctccacagtgtgaactcgctggtgtctctgtaggtgggatgacagtgtaaatcccttcccacattctgagcaggtgaatggcttctctccagtgtgacttCGCAGATGTCTCTGTCGGtgggatgacagtgtgaatcctttcccacagactgagcaggtgaacagcctctccccagagtgaactcgctgatgtaccagtaggttggatgactgagtgaatcccttcccacagactgagcaggtgaatggcctctccccagtgtgaactcgctgatgtaccagtaggtcagatgactcactgaatctcttcccacagaccgagcaagtgaacggcttctccccagtgtgaactcgatggtgtctctgtaggtgggacgacagtgtgaatcccttcccacagtctgagcaggtgaatggccgcttcccggtatgaacttgctggtgtgccatttggtcagatgaccgagagaatcccttccctgaaattcagcagatgaccagcctcggCCCAGTGTGATCGGACTGGTCTGTCCGCAGGTGGGATGCCAAATAGaaccctttctcacacacagaacagatgaatggccttgcccagtgggaacttgctgatgtaccttcaactgAGATAACCGAGTGaaaccattcccacagtctgagcaggaaggatggtcgattgaatcccttgctccacttcttaaatatcgggacagagacagcaaaattgCCGTGCCGTATCTGAGATtcgtggagacaaattccttctcgtttttaacctgtaaaaagatttacataaTCCATCAATTGGTTTAGGACAACATCTGAGATGAAATTACTTGAGTTGCCGAGGTTTGATctcgtatcacactgttacagtgatgttaaacccaagttggacaaagaaatcatctcctgactgtgcacagtgctggtatctggaatgaccatcaattctctgatgctcttcctgtctctataagaatggggcatttctgccatctcgaaTTTGTgccttggctcagtttgactctctctaaTGCTCGTGTTCCCTATTCCTGCTGAGCAGCacgggtgcctggccccacagtatctGAAACGCAAATAGTCTTTCTTGTCGTGCTGCTGggaattcttttatgtattattaacttaaagtgccaccgttttaacgccatataaaaaattcctgagatgaatggttggtccacacagctgttacAAGTTCATAGAGTACATATTAGAATTATTTCAGGATCCTGTCACAGTCGTAGAaaaatacaaaacagaaacaggccctatgtGCCATCGAGTTtgtgttgaaccatttaaactgcccagtcccatacccctgccatccaggaACCTATtaaaaacctcttaaatgttgaaatcgagctcacatacacctaaaaaaggctctaagcataaacaaggaaattatgcaaacaccatttccagaaaagttgggatattttccaaaatgcaataaaaacagaaatctctgatatgttaattcacatttaCCCTTATcttactgacaaaagtacaaagaaaagatttgcaATAGTTTTACTGAACAACTTAATTGTAGTTTGTAAATACACAAatgtagaatttgatggctgcaacacaa includes:
- the LOC132389085 gene encoding zinc finger protein 239-like gives rise to the protein MAHQQVHTGKRPFTCSDCGKGFTLSSHLQRHHRVHTGEKPFTCSVCGKRFSESSDLLVHQRVHTGERPFTCSVCGKGFTQSSNLLVHQRVHSGERLFTCSVCGKGFTLSSHRQRHLRSHTGEKPFTCSECGKGFTLSSHLQRHQRVHTVEKPFTCSECGKGFTQSSILQIHQRVHTGEKPFTCSDCGMRFTCSSKLKVHQRVHTGEKPYTCLDCGKGFTQSSNLLVHQRVHTGERPFTCSVCGKRFTCSTKLKVHQRVHTVEKPFTCSVCGKGFTQSSKLQNHQRVHTG